One segment of Solanum lycopersicum chromosome 1, SLM_r2.1 DNA contains the following:
- the LOC101247255 gene encoding sugar transporter ERD6-like 16 codes for MTIDECKDLEKPFVENAKIVDCENEDGSIWMVLLSTCVAVCGSFEFGSCVGYSAPTQSQIRNDLNLTLAEYSMFGSIITIGAMIGAVTSGRIADFIGRKGAMRMSAIFCITGWLAVYFSMGTLVLDMGRFLTGYGIGIFSYVVPVYIAEIAPKNLRGGLTTINQLMIVCGSSAAYLLGTIITWRNLALTGILPCTFLLVGLLFIPESPRWLAKVGLEKEFEVALRKLRGKDADVTREAAEIQAYVDTLQSIPKTQIFDLFGSKYIRSVIIGVGLMVFQQFVGINGIGFYASQTFESAGLSNSNVGTIAYAVVQVPITILGAFLMDRSGRRPLLMVSATGTFVGCFLTGASFYLKGNDILLEWVPILAVSGVLVYISAFSIGMGAVPWVIMSEIFPIQVKSAAGSLVVLVNWLGAWAVSYTFGFLMAWTSTGTFMLYAGFSVLTILFVAKVVPETKGKTLEEIQAIINS; via the exons ATGACAATTGATGAGTGTAAAGATCTTGAAAAACCCTTTGTTGAAAATGCAAAAATTGTTGATTGTGAAAATGAAGATGGATCTATTTGGATGGTTTTATTAAGCACTTGTGTTGCTGTTTGTGGTTCTTTTGAATTTGGATCATGC GTGGGGTACTCTGCACCCACACAATCTCAAATTAGGAATGACTTGAATTTAACTCTAGCTGAG tattcTATGTTTGGTTCCATTATAACTATTGGTGCAATGATTGGAGCAGTAACAAGTGGAAGAATTGCAGACTTTATAGGGAGAAAAGGG GCAATGAGAATGTCAGCTATATTTTGTATAACAGGATGGCTAGCTGTATATTTTTCCATG GGAACTTTGGTACTTGATATGGGAAGGTTCCTCACAGGATATGGCATTGGAATATTCTCTTATGTG GTCCCAGTGTATATTGCTGAAATAGCTCCAAAGAATTTAAGAGGAggattaacaacaattaatcaa CTTATGATTGTTTGTGGTTCATCAGCTGCTTACTTATTGGGAACAATCATAACATGGAGAAATCTTGCTTTAACTG GAATTCTTCCATGCACTTTCTTGCTAGTAGGTCTATTATTTATCCCGGAATCTCCAAGATGGCTG GCAAAAGTAGGTCTTGAGAAAGAATTTGAAGTGGCGTTGAGGAAGCTTCGCGGTAAAGATGCTGATGTTACTCGTGAAGCTGCTGAAATCCAGGCTTATGTTGATACTCTTCAAAGCATCCCCAAGACTCAAATCTTTGATTTGTTTGGTAGCAAATACATTCGATCTGTGATC aTTGGTGTTGGATTGATGGTATTCCAACAGTTTGTAGGAATAAATGGTATAGGTTTCTATGCTAGCCAGACTTTTGAATCAGCAG GACTCTCTAATAGCAATGTTGGGACTATTGCCTATGCTGTAGTGCAG GTTCCGATTACTATTCTTGGCGCATTTTTGATGGACAGATCAGGAAGAAGGCCACTTCTAATg GTGTCAGCAACAGGGACATTCGTTGGTTGTTTTCTGACTGGAGCTTCTTTCTACCTAAAG GGAAATGACATCTTACTCGAATGGGTTCCAATTCTAGCTGTATCTGGTGTACTGGTTTACATATCCGCGTTTTCCATTGGAATGGGAGCAGTCCCTTGGGTTATCATGTCAGAG ATATTCCCAATTCAGGTAAAAAGTGCTGCTGGAAGCCTGGTAGTGTTAGTGAACTGGTTGGGCGCGTGGGCTGTTTCTTACACGTTTGGTTTCCTCATGGCCTGGACTAGCACTG GTACATTTATGCTATATGCTGGATTCTCTGTACTCACTATACTATTTGTAGCAAAGGTAGTGCCAGAAACAAAGGGGAAAACATTGGAGGAAATTCAGGCTATCATCAATTCTTGA